In one window of Fictibacillus phosphorivorans DNA:
- the guaA gene encoding glutamine-hydrolyzing GMP synthase, with product MSEMIVVLDFGGQYNQLIARRIRDLGVYSELHPHTTTAEDIKKMNPKGIIFSGGPNSVYAEGAPACDPAIFDLDIPVLGICYGMQLMSYHFGGKVERASHREYGKAEITVTNMNKLYENLPEQQVVWMSHSDLVVAPPEGFVTDATSLSCPVAAMSDVSRKLYGVQFHPEVRHSEYGIEFLDNFVKSVCECEGNWTMENWIEDEIQKIRDVVGDKKVICAMSGGVDSSVVAVLVHKAIGDQLTCIFVDHGLLRKDEADQVMKTFSEGFNINIIKVDAKERFLSKLEGVSDPEKKRKIIGNEFIYVFDEEASNLQGIEFLAQGTLYTDIVESGTATAQTIKSHHNVGGLPEDMQFKLIEPLNTLFKDEVRKVGTELGIPEHIVWRQPFPGPGLGIRVLGAITEEKLEIVRESDFILREEIAKAGLEREVWQYFTVLPDIRSVGVMGDARTYDYTIGIRAVTSIDGMTSDWARIPWDVLEKISTRIVNEVDHINRVVYDITSKPPATIEWE from the coding sequence TGATCGTTGTGTTAGATTTCGGTGGACAATATAATCAGTTGATTGCACGTCGTATCCGTGACTTAGGAGTATACAGTGAATTACATCCGCACACGACTACGGCGGAAGATATAAAGAAAATGAATCCAAAAGGAATCATCTTCTCTGGTGGACCTAACTCTGTTTACGCAGAAGGAGCACCAGCTTGTGATCCAGCTATCTTTGATCTTGATATTCCAGTGCTTGGAATCTGCTATGGTATGCAGTTGATGAGCTACCACTTCGGCGGTAAAGTAGAGCGCGCAAGCCACCGTGAGTATGGTAAAGCAGAGATCACAGTAACGAACATGAACAAGCTTTATGAGAATCTTCCAGAACAACAAGTGGTTTGGATGAGCCATAGCGACTTAGTTGTTGCACCACCAGAAGGTTTCGTAACGGACGCTACAAGTCTTTCTTGCCCTGTAGCGGCGATGAGTGATGTATCTCGTAAACTTTACGGCGTACAATTCCACCCAGAAGTTCGTCATTCAGAGTACGGTATCGAGTTTCTTGATAACTTCGTAAAATCCGTTTGTGAATGTGAAGGCAACTGGACGATGGAAAACTGGATCGAAGACGAAATTCAAAAGATCCGTGACGTTGTTGGCGACAAAAAAGTGATCTGCGCAATGTCAGGTGGCGTTGACTCTTCTGTTGTAGCCGTACTTGTTCATAAAGCAATCGGTGACCAGTTAACATGTATTTTCGTTGATCACGGACTTCTTCGTAAAGATGAAGCTGATCAAGTTATGAAAACATTCAGCGAAGGATTCAATATCAACATCATCAAAGTTGATGCGAAAGAGCGTTTCTTGAGCAAGCTTGAAGGTGTATCTGATCCTGAGAAGAAGCGTAAGATCATCGGTAACGAGTTCATCTACGTATTTGATGAAGAAGCGTCAAACCTACAAGGCATCGAATTCCTTGCACAAGGTACGCTTTACACAGATATCGTAGAGAGCGGTACTGCGACTGCACAAACGATCAAGTCTCACCATAACGTAGGCGGACTTCCTGAAGACATGCAGTTTAAATTGATCGAGCCACTTAACACACTCTTTAAAGATGAAGTGCGTAAAGTAGGTACAGAGCTTGGTATTCCTGAGCACATCGTTTGGCGTCAGCCGTTCCCAGGCCCTGGTCTAGGAATTCGTGTACTTGGTGCGATTACAGAAGAAAAATTAGAGATCGTTCGTGAGTCTGATTTCATTCTTCGCGAAGAAATCGCGAAAGCAGGCTTAGAGCGTGAAGTGTGGCAATATTTCACAGTCCTACCTGACATCCGTAGTGTTGGTGTAATGGGTGACGCTCGTACGTACGATTACACGATCGGTATTCGTGCCGTAACGTCGATCGACGGAATGACTTCTGACTGGGCACGTATCCCTTGGGACGTTCTTGAAAAGATCTCTACTCGTATCGTAAACGAAGTGGATCACATCAACCGCGTGGTGTACGATATTACGTCTAAGCCACCAGCAACGATCGAGTGGGAATAG